The proteins below are encoded in one region of Nitrobacter hamburgensis X14:
- the traA gene encoding Ti-type conjugative transfer relaxase TraA — protein sequence MAITHFTVQIVSRGTGGSAVLSAAYRHCARMDYEAEARVVDYSNKRNLAHEDFVLPPDAPAWVRAMIADRSVSGASETFWNYVEAFETRSDAQFAREAIIALPVELTREQNIALMRAFVTQEILPRGQVADWVYHNEPGNPHVHLMTTLRPLIESGFGGKKVAVTGEDGKPLRTQAGKIRYALWAGDTPDFLAQRARWIDLQNQHLALAGLDVRVEGRSYAERGIAIVPTTHIGVATKAIDRRKAKRQGGTQRLDRLAVFEENRAENARRIQRRPEIVLELVSREKSVFDERDIAKVLHRYVDDSGTFQNLLTRILQLPEVIRLQAESIDFATGGRAPARYTVRELIRCEAEMARRAIHLSGSTTFPVKASVIAGVSARHANLSAEQRTAIEHLSSGERIAAVVGRAGAGKTTMMRAAREMWEEAGYRVVGGALAGKAAEGLEKEAGIAARTLASWELGWKNGRDDLDDKTVFVLDEAGMVASRQMALVVETASKAGAKIVLVGDPEQLQPIEAGAAFRSIVERIGYAELETIYRQREQWMRDASLDLARGRTAQALSAYRQHGRVLGSELKAQAIDSLIADWNRDYDPSKSTLILAHLRRDVRALNDMARAKLVERGLVEEGHVFGTEDGERRFAVGDQIVFLKNEGSLGVKNGMIGKVVDAAPGRLVAEIGDGQGSVENRRRVAVEQRFYRNVDHGYATTVHKAQGATVDRVKVLATLSLDKHLTYVALTRHREEVTLYYGRRSFQFAGGLIPILSQRRAKETTLDYERGALYRDALRFAANRGLHIVRVARTLINDRRRWTLRQKQRLVDAGRRLRALGERLGLVDSHKPVISTARKEAKPMVAGVTTFLKSFTDTIEDRILADPAIKKQWKEVSTRFRLVFADPERAFRAVNFDAMLKDSAAAVSTIQQLAANPESFGALRGKTGLLAGKADKQERQRAEANVPALKSDIERYLRLRAEAEHKHEAEERAIRHSVAIDIPALSRDAHRVLERVRDAIDRNDLPSALEFALADRMVKAEIDGFNKAIAERFGDRTFLPNAAREAKGQAFEKAAAGMDPARREQLKEAWPAMRTAQRLAAGERTAQALKQVESQRMMQRQGQTLK from the coding sequence GTGGCCATCACCCACTTCACCGTCCAGATCGTCAGCCGCGGCACCGGCGGCAGCGCGGTGCTGTCGGCGGCCTACCGGCATTGCGCGCGGATGGACTACGAGGCCGAGGCGCGCGTCGTCGACTATTCCAACAAGCGCAACCTGGCGCATGAGGATTTTGTGCTGCCGCCGGACGCGCCGGCCTGGGTTCGCGCCATGATCGCCGACCGATCGGTGTCGGGCGCATCTGAGACCTTCTGGAACTATGTCGAGGCCTTCGAGACACGCTCCGATGCGCAGTTCGCCCGCGAGGCGATCATCGCGCTGCCGGTGGAGCTCACGCGCGAGCAGAACATCGCGCTGATGCGCGCCTTCGTGACGCAGGAGATTCTCCCGCGCGGGCAGGTCGCGGACTGGGTCTATCACAATGAGCCCGGCAATCCTCACGTCCACCTGATGACGACGCTGCGTCCGCTGATCGAGAGCGGCTTCGGTGGAAAGAAGGTCGCTGTCACGGGCGAAGACGGCAAGCCGCTGCGCACCCAGGCGGGCAAGATTCGCTACGCGCTCTGGGCTGGCGATACGCCGGACTTCCTGGCGCAGCGAGCGCGATGGATCGATCTGCAGAACCAGCACCTCGCGCTCGCCGGTCTCGACGTCCGCGTCGAGGGCCGCTCCTACGCCGAGCGTGGCATCGCCATCGTGCCGACCACCCATATCGGCGTCGCGACCAAGGCCATCGACCGTCGCAAGGCGAAGCGGCAGGGCGGCACGCAACGGCTCGATCGTCTCGCGGTCTTCGAAGAAAACCGCGCCGAGAACGCCCGCCGTATTCAGCGCCGACCCGAAATCGTGCTCGAACTCGTCAGCCGCGAGAAAAGCGTCTTCGACGAACGCGACATCGCCAAGGTGCTGCATCGCTATGTCGACGATTCCGGCACCTTCCAGAATCTCCTGACCCGCATCCTGCAATTGCCGGAGGTAATCCGGCTGCAAGCCGAGAGCATCGACTTCGCCACGGGCGGACGAGCGCCGGCGCGCTACACGGTGCGCGAGCTGATCCGGTGTGAGGCTGAGATGGCGCGTCGCGCGATCCATCTCTCGGGGAGCACGACCTTTCCGGTCAAAGCGTCCGTCATTGCGGGCGTGTCCGCGCGTCACGCCAACCTCTCCGCCGAGCAACGCACGGCCATCGAGCATCTGTCGTCCGGAGAAAGGATCGCGGCGGTCGTCGGCCGCGCCGGCGCCGGCAAAACCACGATGATGCGGGCGGCCCGAGAAATGTGGGAAGAGGCCGGATACCGCGTTGTCGGCGGGGCACTGGCGGGCAAGGCGGCCGAGGGGTTGGAGAAGGAAGCAGGCATCGCCGCCCGCACGCTCGCCTCCTGGGAATTGGGCTGGAAGAACGGCCGCGATGATCTCGACGACAAGACCGTGTTCGTCCTGGACGAGGCCGGCATGGTGGCCTCTCGGCAGATGGCGCTGGTTGTCGAAACCGCGTCGAAAGCGGGCGCGAAGATCGTCCTGGTCGGCGATCCCGAGCAGCTCCAGCCGATCGAGGCCGGGGCGGCGTTTCGCTCCATCGTCGAGCGCATCGGCTATGCCGAACTCGAGACGATCTATCGCCAGCGCGAACAATGGATGCGTGACGCCTCGCTCGATCTCGCGCGCGGCCGCACGGCGCAGGCGCTTTCCGCCTATCGCCAGCATGGACGTGTGCTCGGCTCCGAATTGAAGGCGCAGGCGATCGACAGTCTGATCGCCGACTGGAACCGCGATTACGATCCGTCGAAGTCGACCTTGATCCTCGCACATCTGCGCCGCGACGTCCGCGCGCTCAACGATATGGCGCGGGCCAAACTCGTCGAACGCGGTCTCGTCGAAGAGGGACACGTCTTCGGAACGGAAGACGGCGAGCGGCGCTTTGCCGTCGGCGACCAGATCGTCTTCTTGAAGAATGAAGGATCGCTCGGCGTGAAGAACGGCATGATCGGCAAGGTCGTTGACGCCGCGCCTGGCCGCCTGGTCGCGGAGATCGGCGACGGCCAAGGCAGCGTCGAGAACCGCCGCCGTGTTGCGGTCGAGCAGCGCTTCTACCGCAATGTCGACCATGGCTATGCGACGACCGTTCATAAGGCGCAGGGTGCGACCGTCGACCGGGTCAAGGTGCTGGCGACGCTCTCGCTCGACAAGCACCTCACTTACGTGGCGCTGACCCGCCATCGCGAGGAGGTGACGCTCTATTACGGCCGGCGCTCGTTCCAGTTCGCGGGTGGCCTGATCCCAATCCTGTCGCAGCGCCGCGCGAAGGAAACCACGCTCGACTACGAGCGCGGCGCCCTTTATCGCGATGCGCTGCGCTTCGCCGCCAACCGCGGTCTGCACATCGTCAGGGTGGCGCGGACGCTCATCAACGACCGCCGGCGCTGGACGCTTCGCCAGAAGCAGCGGTTGGTGGATGCGGGCCGCCGGTTGCGCGCGCTCGGCGAGAGGCTCGGCCTGGTCGATAGCCACAAACCCGTCATCAGCACCGCGCGGAAGGAGGCGAAGCCCATGGTCGCCGGCGTCACGACATTTCTCAAATCGTTCACCGACACGATCGAGGACAGGATCCTCGCCGACCCTGCCATTAAGAAGCAATGGAAGGAGGTGTCGACACGCTTCCGCCTCGTCTTCGCCGATCCCGAGCGCGCCTTCCGGGCGGTGAACTTCGACGCCATGTTGAAGGACTCCGCCGCCGCGGTGTCGACGATCCAGCAGCTCGCCGCGAACCCGGAATCCTTCGGGGCTTTGCGTGGTAAGACCGGCCTGCTGGCGGGCAAGGCCGACAAGCAGGAGCGGCAGCGTGCCGAGGCCAATGTGCCGGCGCTGAAGAGCGACATCGAGCGCTATCTGCGGCTTCGCGCCGAGGCGGAGCACAAGCATGAAGCCGAGGAGCGTGCGATCCGGCACAGCGTCGCCATCGACATCCCGGCTTTGTCGCGTGATGCGCATCGCGTGCTCGAACGCGTGCGCGACGCGATCGACCGCAACGACCTGCCGAGCGCGCTCGAGTTCGCGCTCGCCGACAGGATGGTGAAAGCCGAGATCGACGGCTTCAACAAGGCGATCGCCGAGCGCTTCGGCGATCGCACCTTCCTGCCGAATGCGGCCAGGGAGGCGAAGGGTCAGGCCTTCGAGAAGGCGGCCGCCGGCATGGACCCGGCGCGCCGCGAGCAGCTGAAGGAAGCCTGGCCTGCGATGCGCACAGCACAGCGGCTCGCGGCAGGGGAGCGCACGGCGCAGGCGCTGAAGCAGGTGGAGTCGCAACGCATGATGCAGCGGCAGGGACAGACCTTGAAATGA
- the traF gene encoding conjugative transfer signal peptidase TraF, whose product MRRQRSLLVVIATGAGAVLCLALTGWCADLRINMTPSYPRGLWRIEALDRPADVGDRIFICPPDTAVFERAFKRGYIRRGLCAGGLSPLIKTVAAIGGQQIDVAARVSIDGRVLGHSNVRRMDAAGRPLLPFAGGVIPAGALFLHSDFAGSYDSRYFGPIPASGILGLARPVLTFDR is encoded by the coding sequence ATGAGACGCCAGCGCTCTCTTCTGGTCGTAATTGCGACCGGCGCCGGCGCCGTGCTTTGCCTTGCCCTCACTGGCTGGTGCGCCGACCTGCGCATCAACATGACGCCGAGCTATCCGCGCGGCCTGTGGCGGATAGAGGCGCTCGATCGGCCGGCCGACGTCGGCGACCGCATCTTCATCTGTCCGCCCGACACGGCTGTGTTCGAACGCGCGTTCAAGCGCGGATATATCAGACGCGGGCTGTGCGCCGGCGGCTTGAGCCCGCTCATCAAGACCGTTGCCGCAATCGGCGGACAGCAGATCGATGTCGCGGCGCGCGTGTCGATCGACGGCCGCGTGCTCGGTCATTCCAACGTCAGGCGCATGGATGCCGCCGGCAGGCCACTCTTGCCGTTCGCGGGCGGCGTCATTCCCGCCGGCGCACTTTTTCTCCACTCCGATTTTGCAGGCTCCTATGACTCCCGCTACTTCGGCCCGATCCCGGCATCGGGCATCCTTGGCCTCGCCCGGCCCGTTCTCACCTTCGACAGGTAG
- a CDS encoding conjugal transfer protein TraB — MVAAAIAVGAVGWSGHVLALPLACAFPTLWAFAPSRSASAAVSAGYFLAASRGLPQGVVNFYGSDFSVGIALWIGAAAAFVLVHTVLWQRQPGWRGAVSFGIATVLMSLPPFGIVGWAEPIAAAGVLFPGWGWWGLAATAAVLPTMTTGKWPIAAIVATGFWAWSAAHWIAPSPPQGWTGLDTRLGSALGRPPDLEQTRALFERVSEARGAGARVVVLPESAAGLWTPTTSAFWIDSLRGADVTVIAGAAIVEPDGYDNVMVEAGDGRARVLYGERMPVPVSMWQPWLAWTGQGGGARASFFGNPVVEVAGRRVAPLICYEELLVWPVLQSMWYAPDVVVAIGNDWWTAGSSILAIQRASCEAWARLFALPLVLAFNT, encoded by the coding sequence ATGGTGGCCGCCGCGATTGCCGTCGGTGCTGTGGGCTGGAGCGGCCATGTGCTCGCTTTGCCGCTCGCCTGCGCCTTCCCGACGTTGTGGGCCTTCGCGCCCTCGCGCTCGGCCTCGGCGGCGGTGAGCGCGGGCTATTTCCTGGCGGCCTCGCGCGGCCTGCCGCAGGGCGTCGTCAATTTCTACGGCAGCGACTTCTCCGTCGGCATCGCTCTCTGGATCGGCGCTGCCGCCGCCTTCGTCCTGGTCCACACCGTGCTCTGGCAGAGGCAGCCGGGATGGCGAGGGGCGGTTTCGTTCGGGATCGCTACGGTCCTGATGAGCCTGCCGCCGTTCGGCATCGTGGGATGGGCTGAGCCGATCGCGGCGGCCGGTGTGCTGTTTCCCGGTTGGGGATGGTGGGGACTGGCGGCAACCGCCGCCGTCCTCCCCACCATGACGACCGGCAAGTGGCCGATCGCGGCGATCGTGGCGACGGGCTTCTGGGCCTGGTCCGCTGCACACTGGATCGCGCCGTCTCCGCCGCAAGGCTGGACTGGTCTCGACACGCGGCTCGGGAGCGCGCTCGGCCGCCCGCCCGACCTCGAACAAACCCGTGCGCTCTTTGAGCGCGTAAGCGAGGCAAGAGGCGCCGGCGCTCGCGTTGTCGTGCTGCCGGAGAGCGCGGCGGGGTTGTGGACGCCGACCACCAGCGCCTTCTGGATCGATAGCCTCCGCGGCGCGGACGTCACGGTGATCGCCGGCGCCGCGATCGTCGAACCGGATGGCTACGACAACGTCATGGTGGAGGCCGGCGACGGTCGCGCGCGCGTTCTCTACGGCGAGCGCATGCCGGTCCCGGTCTCGATGTGGCAACCCTGGCTGGCTTGGACCGGGCAGGGCGGCGGCGCCCGGGCCAGCTTCTTCGGCAACCCTGTCGTCGAGGTGGCTGGCCGGCGGGTCGCGCCGCTGATCTGCTACGAGGAGCTGCTCGTCTGGCCCGTCCTGCAGTCAATGTGGTACGCGCCCGACGTGGTCGTTGCGATCGGCAACGACTGGTGGACCGCCGGCAGCAGCATCCTCGCCATTCAAAGAGCCAGCTGTGAGGCCTGGGCGCGCCTGTTCGCCCTGCCGCTTGTGCTCGCGTTCAACACCTGA
- a CDS encoding TraH family protein: MVDAAGIHHCADPVLKPAIVEKFIRAVGSPDPLTVTIRAGNRVVLVSPPKTPDQAMALVRRYVGHAMVRVGVTQYPAGLGVSDVSELKPDLVDACANIRMGTTLFGKVYRIVVKWYGTPADQAFGDAIEAWKTGYFDGKYVFDEPDPGSLPPRKGAPGDSDQPVKTDDAPKPATSADSGAQPAKEPDDPNKAGIRIDLTGIGVGKPK, encoded by the coding sequence ATGGTCGACGCCGCCGGCATCCATCACTGCGCCGATCCGGTATTGAAGCCCGCGATCGTCGAGAAATTCATCCGTGCGGTCGGATCGCCCGATCCGCTCACCGTCACCATCCGCGCCGGCAACCGCGTCGTTCTCGTGTCGCCGCCGAAAACGCCGGATCAGGCGATGGCGCTCGTTCGGCGCTATGTCGGCCACGCCATGGTCCGCGTCGGCGTGACGCAATATCCGGCTGGGCTCGGCGTCAGCGACGTCTCGGAGCTCAAGCCCGATCTCGTCGACGCCTGCGCCAATATCAGGATGGGCACCACGCTGTTCGGCAAGGTCTATCGCATCGTCGTCAAATGGTATGGCACGCCAGCCGACCAGGCGTTCGGCGATGCGATCGAGGCCTGGAAGACCGGATACTTCGACGGCAAATATGTGTTCGACGAGCCCGATCCCGGCAGTCTCCCGCCACGGAAGGGCGCGCCGGGTGACAGCGACCAGCCTGTCAAAACGGACGATGCGCCGAAACCTGCGACCAGCGCCGACAGCGGCGCGCAGCCAGCCAAGGAGCCGGACGACCCGAACAAGGCCGGCATCCGCATCGATCTGACCGGCATCGGCGTCGGCAAGCCGAAATAG
- a CDS encoding type II toxin-antitoxin system VapC family toxin, producing the protein MALLVDTGRIELDIPVDAWIDRFLDRPGLEGVPLAHRAAARSYQLHHFEHRDPADRLLIATAIDLRCPLVTYDERITQFGKKRGRQQEFSIEI; encoded by the coding sequence ATCGCCCTGCTTGTCGATACGGGGCGGATCGAACTTGATATTCCCGTGGATGCGTGGATCGATCGTTTTCTTGATCGGCCAGGCCTCGAGGGCGTGCCACTGGCGCATCGCGCCGCCGCCCGCAGCTACCAGCTTCATCATTTTGAACACCGTGATCCTGCGGACCGGCTTTTGATCGCCACGGCGATCGACCTTCGCTGCCCGTTGGTGACTTACGACGAGCGCATCACCCAATTCGGCAAAAAACGCGGGCGGCAACAAGAATTCTCGATCGAGATATGA
- a CDS encoding Hsp20/alpha crystallin family protein, producing the protein MGIKDLIPWNNGGREVTIHRGADVNPFFTLHREMNRIFDDVFRGFDLAPFGSPPRLSGLGWPQIDIDETDKEVRITAELPGLDEKDVSLEIANGVLSISGEKKSESEDKARRFSERYYGRFERRIQLQDIEEDKASAAFKNGVLTVTVPKSVEAKNVRRIAINRND; encoded by the coding sequence ATGGGTATCAAAGATCTCATTCCCTGGAATAACGGCGGACGCGAAGTCACCATCCATCGTGGTGCCGACGTGAATCCGTTTTTTACGTTGCATCGCGAGATGAACCGCATCTTCGACGATGTATTCCGCGGGTTCGATCTTGCGCCGTTCGGATCGCCCCCACGACTGAGCGGGCTCGGCTGGCCTCAGATCGACATCGATGAGACGGACAAGGAGGTGCGCATCACAGCCGAACTGCCCGGGCTCGATGAGAAGGACGTCAGCCTAGAAATCGCAAATGGCGTTCTTTCGATCTCCGGCGAGAAAAAATCGGAATCGGAAGACAAGGCACGGCGTTTCAGCGAGCGGTACTACGGCCGGTTCGAACGGCGCATACAACTGCAGGATATCGAGGAGGACAAGGCCTCGGCCGCCTTCAAGAATGGCGTGCTGACCGTCACGGTGCCGAAATCGGTCGAAGCGAAGAATGTCCGCCGCATCGCGATCAATCGCAATGACTGA
- the hspB gene encoding small heat shock protein HspB codes for MRTTYDFAPLWRSTIGFDRLFDLVDAAQQAGAEDNYPPCNVERLGEDRYQISLAVAGFSADEIAITAEQSVLTVEGRKSEKYQREFLYQGISSRPFKRQFNLADYVQVKGAAFDNGLLQIELVREVPEAMKPRRISIDGSSAPNVRQIDDKAA; via the coding sequence ATGAGAACAACCTACGATTTTGCCCCCCTTTGGCGGTCGACCATCGGTTTTGACCGCCTGTTCGACCTCGTGGACGCAGCGCAACAGGCCGGCGCGGAGGACAACTATCCACCATGCAACGTCGAGCGCCTAGGCGAAGACCGCTACCAGATCTCGCTCGCGGTGGCGGGCTTCTCGGCCGATGAAATCGCAATTACCGCAGAACAAAGCGTGCTGACGGTCGAGGGCCGGAAGTCGGAAAAGTACCAGCGCGAGTTCCTGTACCAGGGCATCTCGTCGCGGCCATTCAAGCGGCAGTTCAATCTGGCGGATTATGTCCAGGTCAAGGGAGCCGCGTTCGACAACGGCTTGCTCCAGATCGAACTGGTGCGCGAGGTCCCCGAGGCCATGAAGCCGCGCCGAATTTCGATCGACGGCTCGTCCGCTCCGAACGTCCGGCAGATCGACGACAAGGCGGCCTGA
- a CDS encoding type II toxin-antitoxin system VapC family toxin codes for MTEALLLDTHIALWLDSGNDRLHHSTRALIDNCWRNGGTIFLSSVTAWEIALLVDTGRIELDIPVDAWIDRFLDRPGLEGVPLAHRAAARSYQLHHLEHRDPADRLLIATAIDLRCPLVTYDERITQFGKKRGRQQEFSIEI; via the coding sequence GTGACTGAGGCTCTCCTGCTCGACACGCACATCGCCTTATGGCTCGACAGCGGCAACGACCGTTTGCATCATTCGACCCGCGCTTTGATCGACAATTGCTGGCGGAATGGCGGAACAATTTTCCTCAGCTCCGTCACGGCCTGGGAAATCGCCCTGCTTGTCGATACGGGACGGATCGAACTCGACATTCCCGTGGATGCGTGGATCGACCGTTTTCTTGATCGGCCGGGCCTCGAGGGCGTACCATTGGCGCATCGCGCCGCCGCTCGCAGCTACCAGCTTCATCATCTTGAACACCGTGATCCCGCGGACCGGCTTCTGATCGCCACGGCGATCGACCTTCGCTGCCCGTTGGTGACTTACGATGAGCGCATCACCCAATTCGGCAAAAAACGCGGGCGGCAACAAGAATTCTCGATCGAGATATGA
- a CDS encoding DNA-binding protein — MSLPRSFKETVKARAARDPAFRAALLGEAVETFAAGEADTGKALIRDYINATLGFDTLGAAVSIDPKNLMRMFGPRGNPRLGNLSAVLRELNRREAVHLKVEPERLAGWRPKPDDLGTPNVLNTAGDSGRLPGPLHAAM; from the coding sequence ATGTCCCTGCCGCGCAGCTTTAAGGAGACGGTGAAGGCGCGCGCCGCGCGCGATCCAGCGTTCCGGGCGGCTCTCCTCGGCGAGGCGGTCGAGACTTTCGCGGCCGGCGAGGCCGACACCGGCAAGGCGCTGATCCGCGATTACATTAACGCCACCCTCGGCTTCGATACACTCGGTGCGGCCGTCTCGATCGACCCGAAGAATCTGATGCGCATGTTCGGGCCGCGCGGCAACCCGCGTCTCGGAAATCTGTCGGCCGTGCTGCGCGAACTTAATCGGCGCGAGGCGGTCCATTTGAAAGTCGAGCCGGAACGTTTGGCGGGCTGGCGGCCGAAACCCGATGATCTTGGCACGCCAAACGTTCTCAATACCGCGGGGGACTCGGGTCGATTGCCAGGCCCGCTGCACGCGGCGATGTAA
- a CDS encoding IS110 family transposase, with protein sequence MHRSYDYFVGLDVSQRTTSVCIIDADGKKFCEGKCNSRPEDIRGWLVNRVAEDKTLKIGLEAGNMSSWLYSGLVKFGFDVVCMETFQAHRFLATYRNKTDKNDARGLAQLVRMGGEDFLRVVSIRSQASQETRVLLAMRDHLVSQKVGLENHIAGVLKPFGVIVERGNVTAETFYKRTLEGLAEAERNGVHVRPYVLPSLNLYMEAVEKIAPLTEKIHAIANSIEMVRRFMDIPGIGPITALSFYAAVDNPQRFQKSSDVAAYFGLTPRQFQSGETNFMGGISRRGDPATRRVLVIAATVLLSGTQQWNSLKAWGVRLAKRIGFSKARIAVARKLAMIMHKMWLNNDRFRPKNLSPQERIKLKQELIVVASKSGRVATAAV encoded by the coding sequence ATGCATAGGTCATACGATTATTTTGTTGGGCTCGATGTTTCGCAGAGGACGACATCCGTCTGCATCATCGACGCCGATGGCAAGAAATTCTGCGAGGGCAAATGTAATTCTCGACCAGAAGACATTCGCGGATGGCTGGTCAACCGCGTTGCCGAGGATAAGACGCTGAAGATCGGCCTGGAGGCCGGCAACATGAGCAGCTGGCTTTACAGCGGCCTCGTGAAATTTGGCTTCGATGTCGTCTGCATGGAGACGTTCCAGGCTCATCGGTTTCTGGCCACTTATCGCAACAAGACCGATAAAAACGATGCCCGCGGTCTAGCACAGCTCGTCCGAATGGGAGGTGAGGATTTCCTCAGGGTAGTCAGCATTCGCTCGCAAGCCTCGCAGGAAACCAGGGTGCTGCTGGCAATGCGTGATCACCTGGTCAGCCAGAAGGTCGGCCTCGAAAATCATATCGCCGGCGTCCTCAAACCGTTCGGTGTCATCGTCGAGCGCGGTAACGTGACGGCGGAAACCTTCTACAAGCGGACCCTTGAGGGTCTGGCGGAGGCCGAGCGAAACGGCGTTCATGTCAGGCCGTATGTGTTGCCATCGCTCAATCTCTACATGGAGGCGGTGGAGAAGATTGCGCCATTGACAGAAAAGATTCATGCGATCGCCAATAGTATCGAAATGGTGCGGCGATTTATGGATATTCCCGGCATAGGGCCGATCACCGCTTTATCGTTCTATGCCGCTGTCGATAATCCGCAGCGCTTCCAGAAGTCGTCGGACGTAGCCGCTTACTTTGGGCTGACGCCGCGCCAGTTCCAGTCAGGGGAGACGAACTTCATGGGCGGTATCTCCCGCCGCGGCGATCCGGCAACCCGCCGTGTTCTCGTGATAGCAGCAACAGTCTTGCTCTCAGGCACACAACAATGGAACAGCCTGAAAGCTTGGGGCGTGCGTCTGGCGAAACGTATTGGCTTCTCCAAAGCCCGCATCGCCGTCGCACGGAAGCTGGCGATGATCATGCACAAGATGTGGCTGAACAACGATCGTTTCCGGCCAAAGAATCTGAGCCCTCAGGAACGCATCAAGCTCAAACAGGAGCTGATTGTTGTTGCCTCGAAATCCGGACGGGTCGCCACGGCGGCCGTCTGA
- a CDS encoding transcriptional repressor TraM, translated as MSSNDDEPPRTGPNSDFEDIFGGLTQPELERLAIDAIREYRASVALAETTRLELVAAGADAGCCPERRAEHQRIHQHAEAEHRARQLVLNNLVDRLGYVPKVSAA; from the coding sequence GTGTCCAGCAATGATGATGAACCGCCCCGCACCGGGCCCAATAGCGATTTCGAGGATATCTTCGGCGGATTAACTCAACCTGAACTTGAGCGCCTTGCCATCGACGCCATTCGCGAATACCGCGCCAGCGTCGCGCTCGCGGAAACGACTCGATTGGAGCTGGTTGCGGCAGGGGCTGACGCAGGCTGTTGCCCTGAGCGCCGGGCGGAGCACCAACGAATCCACCAGCACGCAGAAGCCGAACATCGGGCGCGTCAGCTTGTCTTGAACAACTTGGTCGATCGGCTCGGCTACGTTCCGAAGGTTTCGGCCGCATAA
- a CDS encoding autoinducer binding domain-containing protein: MGGQLQGLIDAVDVAQDERSIHNAIKNFTVASGFDRYAYIHVHAGDGVGFTDYPVEWQNIYLEKRYTVIDPVVTTAKRTMKMFAWSAEDPTVWRGSREIKQFYSEATDFGIRSGVSVPIRTSYGRTAMITLASDRRQVELPPWDPMQAALALAYIHIHLSLASASSLKVGEVSLSAQEATSLSWSSHGKSMNVIADLLGIKPRTVQFYLDNARDKLGASNLQQAVRIAMEKKLI, from the coding sequence TTGGGTGGGCAGCTACAAGGGTTGATTGACGCCGTCGATGTGGCACAGGACGAGCGTTCTATACACAATGCGATCAAGAATTTTACTGTCGCGTCCGGCTTCGATCGCTACGCCTACATTCATGTCCATGCCGGTGATGGAGTTGGTTTCACAGATTATCCCGTGGAGTGGCAGAATATCTATCTCGAGAAACGTTATACAGTCATCGATCCCGTCGTTACGACCGCCAAGCGCACCATGAAGATGTTTGCCTGGTCGGCGGAGGATCCCACCGTGTGGAGGGGCTCGCGCGAGATCAAGCAATTCTATTCGGAGGCAACCGACTTCGGCATCCGCTCCGGCGTCTCCGTTCCGATCCGAACAAGCTATGGCCGCACCGCGATGATTACGCTTGCGTCAGATCGACGGCAGGTCGAGCTCCCACCTTGGGATCCGATGCAGGCGGCGCTGGCACTTGCATACATTCATATTCACCTCAGTCTGGCGTCCGCGTCGTCACTGAAAGTAGGAGAGGTGAGCCTGTCGGCGCAGGAGGCGACCTCGCTCAGTTGGTCGTCACATGGCAAGTCCATGAACGTGATCGCTGACCTGCTGGGCATCAAGCCACGAACAGTCCAGTTCTACCTCGACAATGCACGAGACAAGCTCGGCGCCAGCAACCTTCAGCAGGCAGTCCGTATCGCCATGGAGAAGAAGCTGATCTAG